The genomic window ACTAAAGAATATAAACTTAAAGTATTCTTTATGCTCAAGCATAAACTTTACATAAGCCTTTCCAACCTCAGCCATACTTGTTTTCTTGTTTTTCCCCTCTTCTATAGCCTGTTTTAAGCATTCACTAAAACTTTGTAACACCCGTTCTGATATCACCTCCATTAACTCTTCTTTATTTTTAAAATGTTTATAAGGTGCAGTATGACTTACACCACACATAGCCGCTACTTTTCTAAGAGAAAATCCTTTTATCCCTTCATCATTAATCAAAGTAAGCCCCTTTTCTATCATCTCTTCTTTTAAGGTGCCATGATGATAACTCATTTTTTCCATGTTATTCTCCTTTTTTTAATGCTAAATAAAAAATCTTTTTATCTTCATTTTATTATATCCAAATATGTTGACACTGTAAACATACAATGCTATAATCTCTTTAATGTTTACACCGTTAACATAGAAAGGGGTTTTATATGCAT from Cellulosilyticum sp. I15G10I2 includes these protein-coding regions:
- a CDS encoding TetR/AcrR family transcriptional regulator, translating into MEKMSYHHGTLKEEMIEKGLTLINDEGIKGFSLRKVAAMCGVSHTAPYKHFKNKEELMEVISERVLQSFSECLKQAIEEGKNKKTSMAEVGKAYVKFMLEHKEYFKFIFFSDYKVSVCLKGKHFIYQKGNPFEVFCTGATTYLKNYVQDEQQINYIILSMWSIVHGISTLIINESFEYEGDYEELVGKMLTIGPI